The sequence CGGTGCCGTCGAAGAAGAGTATCTTCAGGCGGTTGCGCCTCCTGTTGGAGAAGACGAACATCCCGCCCTGCAGCGGGTTTTCCTTGAGCTGGTTGGCGGCGACGGCGTAGAGCCCGTCGAAGCTCTTTCGCATGTCCACCGGCTCGACCGCCAGGAAGATGCGAACCGCGGAGGAAAAGCTCAGCAT comes from Pelagicoccus enzymogenes and encodes:
- the tnpB gene encoding IS66 family insertion sequence element accessory protein TnpB (TnpB, as the term is used for proteins encoded by IS66 family insertion elements, is considered an accessory protein, since TnpC, encoded by a neighboring gene, is a DDE family transposase.); the protein is MLSFSSAVRIFLAVEPVDMRKSFDGLYAVAANQLKENPLQGGMFVFSNRRRNRLKILFFDGTGLWVLAKRLEKGGFTWPRPSDAASGKLRLKSEALSMLLGGIDLKDGMAKAWYER